The proteins below are encoded in one region of Lactuca sativa cultivar Salinas chromosome 3, Lsat_Salinas_v11, whole genome shotgun sequence:
- the LOC111920919 gene encoding DELLA protein GAI1 encodes MKRGQPQQDYNFNDGGGSSSAAPGGSSDWRSDVAGKSNMWDETGKQDGGDDELFAMLGYNLKSSDMAEVADKIQHLEEALVNDVELSQLASDSVHYNPSNLSTWLETMMVELNPTSQQLVTDDSAMNTATAIAIADVPANDNATAAVQPTSVFMGNLVSVPDVVAIQSPVKRMKPSRVSVASTSNNPNAVVLVDSQDNGIRLVHTLLACARAVHEQQIQMAENLVKHAGMLAVSQPGPMKKVAGYFSEALARRIYRVRPQTPLDSPAYNDRLQTHFYEAGPYMKFAHFTANQAILEAFSGKEKVHVIDFSMKQGTQWPALMQALAVRPGGSPSFRLTGIGMAPVDSIDNMQESGWKLGQLADAINVKFEYKPLIVQSLADIEPGMLDLRADEVIAVNSIFDFHKSLATPGAFERLLSTVKAMKPEIITVVEQEANHNGVDFLERFNESLNYYSTLFDSLESSCISSGSPVSYNKDKVMSEMYLGKQICNVVACEGEDRVERHETLIQWKTRFESAGFQAVHFGSNAFRQASMLLAIFAGCIGYKVQENNGCLMLGWHTRPLITTSAWKLR; translated from the coding sequence atgaaaagggGTCAGCCACAACAAGATTACAACTTCAATGACGGCGGCGGCAGCTCCTCCGCGGCACCCGGTGGATCTTCGGATTGGAGGTCTGATGTGGCCGGGAAATCAAATATGTGGGATGAAACTGGAAAACAAGATGGTGGCGATGATGAGTTGTTTGCGATGCTCGGGTACAATCTTAAATCGTCCGACATGGCTGAAGTCGCCGATAAAATTCAGCATCTTGAAGAAGCTTTGGTGAATGACGTCGAATTATCTCAACTTGCCTCCGATTCTGTTCATTACAATCCTTCCAATCTATCGACATGGCTTGAGACTATGATGGTCGAGTTGAACCCTACAAGTCAACAACTCGTTACCGATGACTCCGCTATGAACACCGCCACCGCCATCGCCATCGCCGACGTTCCAGCGAACGATAACGCAACCGCGGCGGTGCAACCAACTTCTGTCTTCATGGGAAATCTTGTATCGGTCCCGGATGTTGTCGCGATTCAGTCCCCGGTTAAAAGAATGAAACCCTCAAGGGTGTCGGTGGCGTCGACTTCAAACAATCCAAACGCGGTGGTGCTCGTGGATTCACAGGATAACGGGATTCGTCTTGTACACACTTTGCTTGCGTGTGCAAGAGCTGTACATGAACAGCAGATCCAAATGGCCGAAAACCTAGTGAAACATGCCGGAATGTTAGCTGTGTCTCAGCCGGGACCGATGAAGAAAGTTGCCGGTTATTTCTCCGAAGCACTTGCCCGGCGAATCTACCGAGTTCGGCCTCAGACCCCACTAGATTCGCCGGCGTATAATGATCGTCTTCAGACCCACTTTTACGAGGCCGGCCCGTATATGAAATTCGCCCACTTCACTGCAAATCAAGCAATACTCGAAGCTTTTTCCGGCAAAGAGAAGGTTCATGTGATCGATTTTAGTATGAAACAAGGTACGCAATGGCCGGCGTTGATGCAGGCCTTGGCTGTTAGACCTGGTGGTTCTCCTTCGTTCCGATTAACCGGAATTGGCATGGCTCCGGTGGATAGTATCGATAATATGCAGGAATCCGGTTGGAAGTTGGGTCAGTTGGCTGATGCAATTAATGTCAAGTTCGAGTATAAACCTTTGATTGTCCAGAGTTTGGCCGATATTGAACCTGGTATGCTTGATCTGAGAGCCGATGAGGTGATCGCCGTTAATTCAATTTTTGACTTCCATAAGTCGCTAGCTACACCCGGAGCTTTCGAGAGACTGTTATCAACGGTGAAGGCTATGAAGCCGGAGATTATAACAGTGGTGGAGCAAGAAGCCAACCATAACGGGGTTGATTTTTTGGAAAGGTTCAACGAGTCGTTGAATTACTATTCCACCCTTTTCGACTCACTGGAGAGCAGCTGTATTAGTAGTGGTTCTCCGGTGTCGTATAATAAAGATAAGGTCATGTCGGAGATGTATCTAGGGAAACAGATCTGTAACGTGGTTGCATGCGAAGGTGAGGACCGAGTTGAGCGACACGAGACGCTAATTCAGTGGAAGACTCGGTTTGAGTCTGCCGGATTTCAGGCGGTTCATTTTGGTTCCAACGCCTTCCGGCAGGCTAGTATGTTACTGGCAATCTTCGCCGGTTGTATTGGGTATAAGGTACAAGAAAACAATGGTTGCTTGATGTTGGGTTGGCATACTCGACCTCTGATCACCACCTCCGCTTGGAAACTCAGGTGA